The sequence tggaggaggaggtcacggaggtggaggtgacggaggtggaggtcatggGTGTAAAATCAGCGGcggtcatggaggtggaggtgacggaggcggaggtggaggtcacggaggtcatgGGTGTAAAAGCAGCGGAGGTGGTGGAGgtgacggaggtggaggtcacggaggtcatgggtgtaaaagcagtggaggtggtggaggtggaggtgacggaggcggaggtggaggtcacggaggtcatgggtgtaaaagcagtggaggtggtggaggtgacggaggcggaggtggaggtcacggaggtcatgggtgtaaaagcagtggaggtggtggtggtggaggtgacggaggcggaggtggtggtcacggaggtcatgggtgtaaaagcagtggaggtggaggtgatggaggtggaggtggaggtcacggaggtcatgGGTGTAAAAGCAGTGgtggtcatggaggtggaggtggaggtggaggtgatggaggcggaggtggaggtcacggaggtggatgTGGAGTCAAGAAGTAATCCCTTTGAATCCATATTAAGTGTGCTGACCGAAAGGATTTTCTCTATCATTCTGTTAACTCTCTTTACATTACTTCTTAAGAGATCAGCAATTACAAACCCCTTTAAAATGTCTGGTTACACATTAAAATAAACTTATGAAACCATTTGCTGTCTGATTTGTGCtgtagatttttttaaatgtatattttcaCTTACAGTTTTTAAAGGAAAGGTATAGTAGAGCCAGTAGCACTGCAGAGAATGCGATGTTACTACAAGATTACAACAGAGGGCTCCCTGTTATATACAGATCTTATGAGCAGCTAAAGTTTTTCAGTCCAAGTCATTAAAAGTTTTCATGTGAGTTATAGGAATTTAAATGCATCCGCTAGAAATTAGACATCTAAAAGAGGAGCACAAATCATATCAAACTCTAgcaaaatacacacagatacccagcaagctctaaggagCCCCAAATTAACCACATaagatatatgtatatgtatataccatacttagttaagtttatggtgggtaaaaaaagtgagaaaaaccctccacagcaaagcatatagcaaatggaaatattactgtatgctcatttgcatgtcttagtcaggtctgcaaccccgcctttcaccattatcacccagcatgaaAAATAAATTGCAATTCTGGCGCTAGTAGGAAATGGAATAAAATACCAATTGATAAAGTCCAATGATTTGTGTATCAGTCTTTCACAATGGATTACAGTCACACAACGAGGAACATTGTTGCCTTGATATTCCTAAAGAAGATGAAGAGAACACACAGCCATTGTGCAGTACCactgtcaggatgtgctcaccacaaacgagacgggaccgcggtgctgaggtgggaaatgttattatgccacccacagccacaagggcacgtcttgattgaagagtggtctgggattctgggatcggggtaggagaggtacggatggtagagggtgcggtagccaagtccagggttagagagagagtcgatgtcgtttaccgtaagccagaatcagGATGCCAGAGATAAGGAGAGTtgtgatgccgtatgccgagttcgggatgccagaggtgcagaaagacgtagcagaagccggtccggtacacgaggaaatctgtgaaacagaactagggaggcagagagtgatgagaacaactggttctatgctcagccgacgagttaatgaaactggagggtatatgtaggtacgAGGAACCAatggccgagtagcaaggtgggggtgtgtgaatgggccaggctgagacagggataggtctaaatgagttcctggaggaggagctataaatcctagaagaattggtgaattgtattgtggcattggaAAAGCGTACTGTGTCTTTAAaaggttggtgcgcccctgtgtggccgcgcctccgtgtggcagCGCTTGTGGATGCGTGCGCGGTCCcgcgccctgaaccgagggcagaagaggagacctgacgtgcgcgcgcgcgcgtatGAGAGGAACGGAGCTCGGCGATATGAGGGAGACATCCATGTGAGCCGCGGGAGCCCcagacagagccgcgggtgagtgaggagcacgccgtgggCGGCGTGACTCCTGCCTCCTTACAACCACAAAGATGTTTGAATCCCTTTTCCCAGAAAaaagcctacttacaagatagcaGGCTTGTAAATTCGGTGGATCGAATCTGTGCTTGCTTCAAGGCGTTCTTACACCAGAGCCCTCATGATGTATTTCCAGTCTTCTGTCCAGAAACCCTCCGTTGACAAACACACCACAAATCATCCATCCGATATGAATGAGAGAAAAGACCAAATGGTGCAATATTGCTACAAAGAATacttttactcacacacaattaaaACTCTGGTAGGACACACTTACAATGTATCTTGCCTTTAAAAATAACACTATTATGCCGTCCGCTACATGAGACAATACCCGACCGGCTGAAGCAGCGCTGGATCGGCGTCCTCCTTCTCCGCTCGTGGCCACGGGCGTTCGGACGCTTCCCAATGATGTCACTGCTCCTCTCCGGTGTAGTCTCACGCAGTAGATGGAAAATCTCTTAGgctccgccctacgcgtttcataacCGCCCggttacttcttcaggggctTTGGAGCCATACTCTATTGCTTCCCCTTATATACCTCCTTAATTgactattaaccctttccttgcTGGGCTAAGTTGATTCTTAGTCTAATTGACAGTGTGTACTATATCTTTGATTATAGACATGCACAAGGGTCATACACTGACAATATTGCGTGCAATattgtaatatttccatttgctatatgctttgctgtggaggggttttgtcacattttttacccaccataacttaactaagtatggtaaaacctatcccttgcttcatttttgcatagccagtataaccaaccccacactgatgagacccattaaggttgaaacactctgtctgtgggtgggtttgctggctgtgcatcttaaccctggctctgctcaaagctgtgacgatgcagcaagcttaagcctatagggaaccatgtttatggttttgaagcaaaaggtggcactgtgtgctcatttgcatgtcatttcccagaatccattgctgcagtggaagtgctgtgtgctgggtgataatggtgagaggcggggttgcagacctgtctaagacatgtaaataagcatacagtaatatttccatttgctatgtatgtatttatgtatgtatgtatatatgtgtgagtgtgtaaatATTTATAAGTGTCAATTGGTGCTACTGggagtggctaaatgtatacaacaaaaaataaagaagcccaaagcttcatccaatatgacaaaaatatacagtgaaatacctatatacctCTTGAAtaaagggttctttagttaaaccctttgaccaaagcattttaagacttcaaggcatgaccatatattgcaggtcctatcactaactgattacaattcttatttacctctatagttagaggaagattgattgcattggatctgtcccaaccagctgcatgaaaaaagAACTGCTTACTTGaaaagtggggagtggggaggggcgagcttaaaccctgagagggaggagccactaacctccaaaacagctgagaccagcttgataaagttaataaacacacagatacccagcaagctctaagaaacctcccaaattaccacattatatatatatatatatatatatatatatatatatatatacatatatatatatatatatatatatacatatatatatatatatatatatgtgtgtgtatatatatatatatatatgtgtgtatatatatatgtatataagtcaAACAATATGAATACTGTTGCggcgcatctgagtctaacacatcgccggtttttccctggctttttcctggaatgcgacgcacttcacctggagcatgccgcattcattttgcgttctcagccacgggtcatgcgcggttgacgcgcggttgatgcgtttattgagaatggttcggatttaataggttccaattcttcgcgtgtccgccagatggcagatattcatgaattgtaatacgcATGCCCTTcagtcgacttgcaggtgtttagtttaaaaaagataccacattgtgctattgtaacttggccttgagactgaaggaagaagttgcaaaaatgtatcaatttaggcttttcatattaaagaaagacaaagaccagtttcggttacagtattctccagagaccctccgcccgccatgagtgttcaagtgcagcccgttttccctgtttttatcgtattgagccacaatttgttggagggtattggtgtgtatcatcgGCTttatcctgtatctatgatcatgcagatggcaaaaggcgaagggtcgtgttaaaaccaactgtaaccccggtctcttttcagccccagagaccccccatgtagcgctccgaggctctgcagCACACCCAGCTAGCGGGgtccgccatgacaggttgcgcgagcgtgcacATTGGTCACGCAGGcacagtaagggtagcgcacgcggtcccaatgctaaagacgtcctgagtggactacaattcccagcagcctctggggattgccctttcacccacatcacgtgcagccagccagcaaatagggttttgcagcttctcctgtggagg comes from Ascaphus truei isolate aAscTru1 chromosome 4, aAscTru1.hap1, whole genome shotgun sequence and encodes:
- the LOC142492280 gene encoding uncharacterized protein LOC142492280 — protein: MEVAAVEVVEVEVTEVEVTEVKAVEVMEVEVMEVEVTGVKAVEVTEVKAVEVMEVTEVEVTEVEVKAVEVMEVEVTEVEVTGVKAVEVTEVKAVEVMEVKAVEVMEEEVTEVEVTEVEVMGVKSAAVMEVEVTEAEVEVTEVMGVKAAEVVEVTEVEVTEVMGVKAVEVVEVEFLKERYSRASSTAENAMLLQDYNRGLPVIYRSYEQLKFFSPSH